The Polaribacter sp. MED152 region ATAAAACGTCATTAACTGGTACAGGGGGTAGAATAGAGTTAGGTAAAAACGGAGGTGGAAATTGGAGGTTTAATGGTGGTGCAATTTGGAGGTCTCCAGAGCTAGAGTTAAACGATGTTGGTTTTTTAAGACGAACAGATGAGATTATTCAATTTGGAAACCTTAGTTATTTATGGCAAGTGCCAACAGAAACTTACAGAAATATCAATGCCAGATTTGAGCAAGGTACATTTTATGATTTTCAAGGCAATTTAAATAGAATTCGATTCGAAGTTCAGGGTAATGTTAATTGGATCAACAATTGGTCAACAGAAATTGGTTATGGTTTAAATACTCATTTTTATGATAATTTCTTTTTAAGAGGTGGTCCTAGATTTAGAAGACCAAATACTGGTTTTGCTTATTTATTTTTCAATTCTGATAGGAGCAGAATGTTTAGTTTTACTTTAGGATATTCAAATAGACATAGCCAAGAAGATGTAACCTCTAGAGATCGATTTGTTATCAGAACAAATTATCAGCCTTTCGATGCTTTTAGCATGTCTTTAAATATAGAGTATGCTAATTTATATGATGCTACTCAATATGTTACCGAAACTAATTTTAACACTGATGCAAGATATATTTTAGGAGAAATTCAAAACCAAACATTAACAACTACACTTCGTTTAAATTATAGCTTTACACCAAATATTTCTTTACAATTTTATGGTCAACCTTTTATTTCTAAAGGACGATTTACAGATTTAAATTATGTAGTAAATCCTATTGCAAATAGTATTAATGATAGAATTTCTATTTACGATTCGAATCAAATAAGTACTCAAAATGAGACCTATTTAATTGATGAAAATAGAGATGGAACCACAGATTACAGTTTCGAAAATCCAGATTTTTCTTTTGTACAACTTCAAACTAACTTAGTAGCAAGATGGGAATATATACCAGGTTCAGAGTTGTTTTTTGTTTGGGCAAGAGGATCTGTAGGTAGTGTTGATCCTGCCAATGATTTAGTAGATAGTGTTTCCAATCAAGTTTTTGAAGCGCCAGCTAACGATACTTTTTTAATTAAGGCTACCTATAGATTTGCTAGGTAATTATTAATCTACCATTATTATAGAACTTGCAACAAACCTATCATTTTCTATAACACCTTTAATTTTGGCGGTTCTAACAACGTTGCAAAATCCAGTCTTTTCATCATGGGCATCACCAAAATCATCAATTCCAAAACCATCAACAAAATAAGGTTTGTCTAAAACTTTAACAGCCAAACTACAGCCTTCTTCTGAGTCTAACTCAAACATGCATTGGCCGCAAGCAATAGGTGCTTCTAAAACACTAACTTTTGATTTTTGATTACAAGCTAATAAAGCTATAAAGCTTAAAATGATTATTTTTTTCATAAAACAAATGCAATTTAAATACTTATTTCTTAGTCCAGCTATCTCTTAAACCAACAATTTTGTTAAATACCAAAGCTTCTGGTTTTGAGTCATGATCTACGTTAAAATAACCCAACCTTTGAAATTGAAAACGTTCTCCAATTGCAGCAGTTTGTAAACTTGGCTCTAAGTAGGCATCAATAATTTCTAAAGAGTTAGGATTCAAAAATTCCATAAAATTTTTGTCTTTATGCGAATCAGGTGCTTCATCTAAAAACAAACGATCATAAGCTCTAACTTCTGCTTTAATAGCGTGTTTAACAGAAACCCAATGTAAGGTTCCTTTCACTTTTCGCATACTTTCAGGAGTTCCACTGCCAGATTTTGTTAATGGGTCATAAGTACATTGAATTTCTGTAACATTTCCATTTTCATCCTTAGTGCAGCTATTTGCAGTAATGAAGTAAGCATTTTTTAAACGAACCTCTTTCCCTAATTTTAAACGGAAGAACTTTTTGTTAGCCTCTTCTCTAAAGTCTTCTTTTTCAATATAAATTTCTCTTGAGAAAGGTACTTTTCTACTACCAAAGCCCTCTTCGTAATCATTATAACTTGCGTCTAAAAGTTCCTCTTCTCCTTCAGGATAATTTGTAATAACCACTTTTACTGGGTCTAAAACACCCATTACTCTTTTTGCAGTTTTATTTAAATCTTCTCTAATTTTAAATTCTAAAAGTGCAACATCAATTACGTTTTCACGTTTAGAAACTCCAACTGTTTCTATAAAGCTTCTAATAGCAGCAGGTGTATATCCTCTTCTTCTTAAGCCAGAAATTGTAGGCATTCTAGGGTCATCCCAACCAGAAACAATATTCTCTTCTACTAGTTTTAATAACTTACGCTTACTCATAATAGTATAGCTTAAGTTTAATCTAGAAAACTCACGTTGTTTTGGTGGATTTGGATATTCTGATTCGCTAAATTTATAAACATTTTCTACAAACCAATTGTATAATTCTCTGTGTGGCTTAAATTCTAAAGAACATAAAGAATGAGAAATTTGTTCTATATAATCGCTTTCTCCATGTGTCCAATCATACATAGGGTAAATGCACCAATCTGTACCAGTTCTATGATGAGCTTTGTACATAATTCTATACATTAATGGGTCTCTCATTAACATATTTGGACTAGCCATATCTATTTTAGCACGTAAAACGTGTTCCCCTTCTTTAAATTTACCCTCTTTCATTCCATGAAATAATTCCAAGTTTTCATTTACAGATCTGTTTCTATAAGGGCTGTTTGTACCTTCTTCAGTTGGTGTGCCTTTTTGTATTCTCATTTCTTCAGAAGTTTGAGAATCTACATAAGCCTTACCATCTTTTATTAATAATATTGCCCAATCATATAATTGTTGAAAATAGTCTGAAGAATAACATTCGTTTGCCCAATTGTAACCCAACCAAGCTATATCTTCCTTAATTGCATCTACATATTCTTGTTCTTCTTTGGCAGGATTTGTGTCGTCAAATCTTAAATTTACAGGTGCATTGTATTTTTCACCTAAGCCAAAACTAATACCAATTGCTTTGGTATGACCAATGTGTAAATAGCCATTTGGTTCAGGTGGAAAACGAAAACGTAAATCGTCTTTTGGCATTCCATTAGCCAAATCATCTTCTATAATATGCTCTAAAAAATTCAGTGATTTATTCTCTTCAGACATCCTATATTTATTAAATAAATTGAGCTACAAAATTACATAAAATACTTTTCAGCTATTGAGTATTTGTAACAAAATCGTAAATTAATGCTCTAATAAAATAAACGAGATAAACTATGAGTAATCAAATTAGTAATTATACTTGCCCAAAGTGTAATAATAAGACGTATAAATTAGGTCAAATGAGAGCAACAGGTGGTACATTATCAAAAATTTTTGATATTCAAAACCAGAAATTTACAAGTGTAACTTGTGAGAGATGTACTTATACCGAATTTTATAAAACAAAAACTAGTGCAATTAGCAATGTTTTTGACTTTTTCACGAGCTAGAACCTTCTAATCCGTTGATTTTTATCGTATTTTTGTAATCTTGAAAAAAGTTTTAAAAATGCCTAATTTTTCTTTTGATCATATTGCAATCTCTGTAAAAGATGTAGATGAATCTATTTCATTTTACAAAAAAGTATTTGATTTTAAAGAAATTCCAAATACAGCATCTACATCTAAAACAAGATGGTTGTTACTAGATGATAAAATTCAGTTACATGTTATTCCTAGGCCAGATTTTAAGGTAGTTACCAATAAAGCTGTTCATTTTGCATTATCAACCAAAAATCTAATTTCCTTTTCAGAACACTTGGAGGATTTAAACATTGATTTTTCAGATTGGATTGGCTCTGTAAATAAAGATTATGTTAGAGCAGATGGTGTTTTACAAATCTATTTTCAAGACCCAAATGGATATTGGATTGAAGTTAATAATACAGTATAGAATGTAACCTTTACACTTTATGAAGAAAGAAAGTAAAAAACCAGATTTAGTAGTTTTTAATGAGGAAACTCAACAGTATGATGCTGCTCTAAAGCCTTATGGTACGTCTGCAAGCTCTCCTGTAATTAAACCATTAAATACAGCCAGTTGGAAAAACGATGGTATTCAACGTGTAAACAAACAATTGAAATCTAAGTTTGACGAGGTTAAGAAAGAGTATGAAGCTTTAATGCAAAAGTTTCAGTACAATGATTTAATTTATAATGCCAAATTTAGTTTTGAGCCTATTTTTGGCGAAAATTATCATTTGTACAATAATAAAAATAACGAACCTTTTTTATCAATTATTGCTCCAGAGCAATGTAGCTTTGAATATTTAGGTTCATTTAGATTGAACACAGATAAAATGTGGGAAAAGATAGAAACACCTAATAAAGAAGCATAAATGGGAATTATAAAAGTTAATAATATAAAACTTTATGCTTTTCATGGTTGTCTGGATGAAGAGGCTAAGATAGGTTCTTGGTATAGAGTAGATGTTGAAGTAAAAGCCAATTTAAAGAAATCTTCAAAAACAGATGATTTAGCAGACACAGTAGATTATGTTCATTTAAATCATATCGTTAAGGAAGAAATGCAAATTAGATCTAAATTGTTAGAAGAGGTTGCACAAAGAATTTTAGATCGCTTTTTTACAGAGATAAAAATGCTTAAAAAAGCAACTGTTGCTGTTTCTAAAATTAATCCACCTATTGGCGGAAATGTTGAGGAAGTTGTTATTGTTTTGTCTAAAAAAAGATAAATGCAATGAATCTAAATCAAGTAACAATACCTGCTTTAGATTTAGAAAAAGCGGTTGCGTTTTATCAAACTTTAGGATTAGATTTAATAGTTGATGCACTGCCAAATTATGTAAGATTTATATGTCCAGATGGTAATTCTACTTTTTCTATTCATAAAGTAGAAGAGTTGCCTCAAAATTCTGGAACTTCTATTTACTTTGAGTGTGATGATTTAGATGAAAAAGTAGCAAATTTGCAGGATAAAGGAATCGTTTTTGATGAATTACCAAATGATAAATCTTGGTTATGGCGTGAAGCACGATTAAAAGATACCGCCAACAATCAATTGATTTTATATTATGCAGGAGAGAATAGAGTAAATCCTCCTTGGAAAATCAAAAAGTAAAAAATGCTTGCAAGCTTTGTAAATTTCCGTAAATTTGCAATCCAATAATTAAAAGGTGTCTTGGCCGAGTGGCTAGGCAATGGTTTGCAAAACCATGTACAGCGGTTCGAATCCGCTAGACACCTCAAAAAAAACTCTGATAATTAACTTATCAGAGTTTTTTGTTTTTAGCTATTGTTCTTCTTTCAAATAGAGCTATTGACCAGTTTATCATAGTTAATTAATTATAATACATTAAATTAGCTTTAGCCAAAAGATTATTTTTCATGAATCGACTTTCTATAACATTACTAATTTTATTTAGTTGTATAATGCCATCAATAAGTTTTGCTCAGATTACAAAAGCAAAACTAAATAGTTTTCAAGTTGATCAGCAGCATAAAGTTATTTTGTGGCATGTATCAGATTTAGATTCTATAAAAAATAAAAAATCAATAGGTTTTACAGAAAATTTGAAAATTGAAATACCAATTGACTTAGAATGGAATTATAACAAAGTATATTCTATAACTAACGATGGTTCTGATTATAAACTTTATTTAACTAAGCTTCCTATTATTCAAATTGGTTTTGATGAAAATAAAATTAATAGCAAAAATAAAATTGTTGGTAGTTTCTCTTATTATGAGGGTAATTCTTATCAGCAGTCAATAATTGGTTTAAGACATAGAGGAAATTTATCTTTATCATTCAGTAAAAAATCTTTCGATTTAGAATTTTGGAAAGACAGTTTAGGTAAGAAAAGTAGAAATATTCAATTCAAGAATTTACGATCTGATGATGATTGGATCTTAGATGCCATGTTTAATGAACCTTTACGAATAAGATCTGCAATAGCTACAAATTTATGGAACAGCATCAATACACCTTACTATGCTGATCTAGAACCAGAGGCTAAAAGTGGTTTCAATATTCAGTTTGTAGAAGTATTTAAAAACCAAGAATATTATGGAGTTTATCAATTATCAGAAAGTATAGATAGAAAACAACTGAATCTAAAAAAGAACAAAGAGGCTGAAATTCGTGGCGAATTATTTAAAGCTGATTCTTATAAAGGTGGCCCTAGTTTTGAGAAAATAGTCGAAAAATCAATTTATATAGATCCGAAATGGAATGGTTGGGAAATTAAATATCCTGTAATAAATGATGAATATTATTGGAATAATTTAGTTAGTTTTTCGAATTTAGTTATCAATAGTTCTTCTCAAGAATTTAAAGATAAAATTGAAAGTAAAATCAACATTTCTAACGCTATAGATTATTACATTTTTGTAAATTTAATGGGTGCAACAGATAATATGGGTAAAAATTATTACTTGGCTAGGTATGACAAGAATGAGCCTTACTTTTTTGTTCCTTGGGATTTAGATGGTGTTTGGGGTGTGATACAAGATGGCAAGCCACAATATTTTACGAGCAAAATTGTATTAGAAAACGGACTGCTAAAAAGGTTAATCACCGAAAATCCTAACAATTATAAACAGAAATTAAAAAATCGATGGCAAACATTAAGGGCTAAAGAGTTTTCTAATGAGTTTCTTTTTAAAGAAATAAATGTTCTTTACTCTAAATTTTCGGATGAAAAAATTTATGAAAGAGAGTTTTTAATTTGGCAAAATAAACTTAATAAAACAGCAAATCAAGAGCATTATAATCATTTGCAAAATTGGCTACAGGAAAGACTAGTTTATCTAGATAATTATTTTAGTAATTTATAAATAAAATTGTAGTTGTATTAAACTCAATCTTTAGATTTTTCTTAACGATTAACAATCTTTTTTTTAACATCTTTGTAACAAACTTAAGTTACTAAGAAGATGAAAATTTACCCAATAGAAACAGGGAATTTTAAATTAGATGGTGGTGCAATGTTTGGTGTTGTACCTAAAACTATTTGGCAAAAAACAAATCCTGCAGATTCAAATAATTTAATAGAAATGAGCATGCGTTGCTTGTTAATTGAAGATGGAGATCGATTAATTTTGGTTGATACAGGTCTTGGAAATAAGCAGTCAGATAAATTTTTTGGTTACTATTATTTATTTGGTGATTTTTCTTTAGATACTTCTCTTAAAAATTTAGGATTTCATAAAGATGATATCACAGATATTTTTTTAACTCATTTACATTTTGATCATTGTGGAGGTGTTATTGAAAGAAACAAAGATGGGCTACTAATACCAGCATTTAAGAATGCCAAAGTATGGTCTAATGATAAACATTGGTCTTGGGCAACAGAACCAAATCCAAGAGAAAAAGCATCATTTTTAAAAGAAAATATAAATCCTATTAAAGAAAATGGTCAGTTAGAATTTATACACCGTAATTATCAAGAGCAAATAGGTTTCGATGTTTTATTTATGGATGGTCATACAGAAAAGCAAATGCTGCCTAAACTAACATACCAAGACAAAACCTTGGTTTTTATGGCAGATTTATTACCAACAATTGGTCATATACCTCTACCATATGTTATGGGTTATGACACTAGGCCATTACTTACCATTAAAGAAAAGGCCGACTTTTTAAACCTTGCTGCAGATGAAAATTTCTATCTATTTTTAGAGCACGATGCACATAATGAAATTTGCACTGTAAAGCACACAGAAAAAGGAGTTAGACTTAACACAACACACAAATTTTCAGAAATATTTAGTTAAAAAACATACAGAAATGAGAAATGTAAGAGCGTATTTTTTGAGTGCTTTCATAGCACTTTTTTTGGTAGGCTGTAAAACAACACAAACAGTAGTTGTTCAGCCAAATTTTAATGAAATAAATCCAACTCCAGCAAAAAAAACAGATTTATCTGAAAGTGATTTTCAAATTTGGTCGCATTTAGATATTACTCAAGATTCTATTGCTGGTATGAGTTTAGCTAAAGCTTATCAATTTTTAGAAGGTAAAAAAAGTAAAGAAGTAATTGTTGCAATTGCAGATTCTGGAGTAGATGTAAAACACGAAGATTTAAAAGATGTACTTTGGATAAACCCATCAGAAATTGATAACAATAATATAGATGATGATAAAAATGGTTTTGAAGATGATGTCTTTGGATGGAATTTTCTGGGCAATAAAGCAGGAGATATTGTTACTATAGATCAATTAGAAATTACAAGATTGGTAAAAAAAGGAAAAATAAAATTTGCTAATGTTGATGTAGCAACTTTATCAGAAGAAGTTAAAAAAGAATATGATGCGTATTTAAAGTTGGTAAAAGAATACGATGCTACAATTATTGAAAAGGAAGCAGAAATCAGTAAAATGGAAGATTACCTAATAACATTAGGTTTAATTCAGCAAGATTTTACTGCAGTTAAAGAATTGGCAAAACAAGAAGATTTAACCTTAGAGTTGGTGAATGGTCTAAAAGCGCCGAACTTAAAAACCTTAGTTAAAATTAAAAATGTAGCCAATATTTTACAGCAAGGAATGAGCGAGGAGAACCTACATGAAGAACATGAAAAGGTTGTAGAATATTTAACCGAGATTAAAAAAGCAATGAAAGGTTATGATTTAGAAATGAATTATCGTCAAACTTTAGGCGATGATTTGTATGATATTTCAGATAAGTTTTATGGTAATAATAATGTGTTAGGTACTGCAGATGCAGCTAAACATGGTACTCATGTTGCAGGTATTGTTGCAGCAAATACCACTAATAACATAGGAGCAGTAGGTGTAGCAAATAACGTAAAAATTATGACTGTTAGAATTGTGCCTGATGGAGATGAGCATGACAAAGACGTAGCTTTAGGTATAAAATATGCTGTAGACAATGGAGCAAAAATTATAAATACAAGTTTTGGTAAACGTTTTTCACCAAATAAAGACTGGGTTTACGATGCTATAAAATACGCTGCAGACAATGATGTTTTAATTGTAAATGCAGCTGGTAATGATGGTAAAAATATAGACACTAGAGCATCTTATCCAACAGATTCTAAAGACATGATTACTGAATTTGCAGATAATGTAATAACCATTGGCGCAAGTAGTTTGGCTTACGATAAAAATTTACCAGCAAACTTTTCTAATTACGGTAAAATCAATGTAGATGTTTTTGCACCTGGTGTAGATATTTATTCTTCTGT contains the following coding sequences:
- a CDS encoding DUF6370 family protein, coding for MKKIIILSFIALLACNQKSKVSVLEAPIACGQCMFELDSEEGCSLAVKVLDKPYFVDGFGIDDFGDAHDEKTGFCNVVRTAKIKGVIENDRFVASSIIMVD
- a CDS encoding glutamine--tRNA ligase/YqeY domain fusion protein encodes the protein MSEENKSLNFLEHIIEDDLANGMPKDDLRFRFPPEPNGYLHIGHTKAIGISFGLGEKYNAPVNLRFDDTNPAKEEQEYVDAIKEDIAWLGYNWANECYSSDYFQQLYDWAILLIKDGKAYVDSQTSEEMRIQKGTPTEEGTNSPYRNRSVNENLELFHGMKEGKFKEGEHVLRAKIDMASPNMLMRDPLMYRIMYKAHHRTGTDWCIYPMYDWTHGESDYIEQISHSLCSLEFKPHRELYNWFVENVYKFSESEYPNPPKQREFSRLNLSYTIMSKRKLLKLVEENIVSGWDDPRMPTISGLRRRGYTPAAIRSFIETVGVSKRENVIDVALLEFKIREDLNKTAKRVMGVLDPVKVVITNYPEGEEELLDASYNDYEEGFGSRKVPFSREIYIEKEDFREEANKKFFRLKLGKEVRLKNAYFITANSCTKDENGNVTEIQCTYDPLTKSGSGTPESMRKVKGTLHWVSVKHAIKAEVRAYDRLFLDEAPDSHKDKNFMEFLNPNSLEIIDAYLEPSLQTAAIGERFQFQRLGYFNVDHDSKPEALVFNKIVGLRDSWTKK
- a CDS encoding zinc ribbon domain-containing protein: MSNQISNYTCPKCNNKTYKLGQMRATGGTLSKIFDIQNQKFTSVTCERCTYTEFYKTKTSAISNVFDFFTS
- a CDS encoding VOC family protein — encoded protein: MPNFSFDHIAISVKDVDESISFYKKVFDFKEIPNTASTSKTRWLLLDDKIQLHVIPRPDFKVVTNKAVHFALSTKNLISFSEHLEDLNIDFSDWIGSVNKDYVRADGVLQIYFQDPNGYWIEVNNTV
- a CDS encoding DUF2452 domain-containing protein; the protein is MKKESKKPDLVVFNEETQQYDAALKPYGTSASSPVIKPLNTASWKNDGIQRVNKQLKSKFDEVKKEYEALMQKFQYNDLIYNAKFSFEPIFGENYHLYNNKNNEPFLSIIAPEQCSFEYLGSFRLNTDKMWEKIETPNKEA
- the folB gene encoding dihydroneopterin aldolase, whose product is MGIIKVNNIKLYAFHGCLDEEAKIGSWYRVDVEVKANLKKSSKTDDLADTVDYVHLNHIVKEEMQIRSKLLEEVAQRILDRFFTEIKMLKKATVAVSKINPPIGGNVEEVVIVLSKKR
- a CDS encoding VOC family protein, with the protein product MNLNQVTIPALDLEKAVAFYQTLGLDLIVDALPNYVRFICPDGNSTFSIHKVEELPQNSGTSIYFECDDLDEKVANLQDKGIVFDELPNDKSWLWREARLKDTANNQLILYYAGENRVNPPWKIKK
- a CDS encoding CotH kinase family protein, with the protein product MPSISFAQITKAKLNSFQVDQQHKVILWHVSDLDSIKNKKSIGFTENLKIEIPIDLEWNYNKVYSITNDGSDYKLYLTKLPIIQIGFDENKINSKNKIVGSFSYYEGNSYQQSIIGLRHRGNLSLSFSKKSFDLEFWKDSLGKKSRNIQFKNLRSDDDWILDAMFNEPLRIRSAIATNLWNSINTPYYADLEPEAKSGFNIQFVEVFKNQEYYGVYQLSESIDRKQLNLKKNKEAEIRGELFKADSYKGGPSFEKIVEKSIYIDPKWNGWEIKYPVINDEYYWNNLVSFSNLVINSSSQEFKDKIESKINISNAIDYYIFVNLMGATDNMGKNYYLARYDKNEPYFFVPWDLDGVWGVIQDGKPQYFTSKIVLENGLLKRLITENPNNYKQKLKNRWQTLRAKEFSNEFLFKEINVLYSKFSDEKIYEREFLIWQNKLNKTANQEHYNHLQNWLQERLVYLDNYFSNL
- a CDS encoding MBL fold metallo-hydrolase, yielding MKIYPIETGNFKLDGGAMFGVVPKTIWQKTNPADSNNLIEMSMRCLLIEDGDRLILVDTGLGNKQSDKFFGYYYLFGDFSLDTSLKNLGFHKDDITDIFLTHLHFDHCGGVIERNKDGLLIPAFKNAKVWSNDKHWSWATEPNPREKASFLKENINPIKENGQLEFIHRNYQEQIGFDVLFMDGHTEKQMLPKLTYQDKTLVFMADLLPTIGHIPLPYVMGYDTRPLLTIKEKADFLNLAADENFYLFLEHDAHNEICTVKHTEKGVRLNTTHKFSEIFS
- a CDS encoding S8 family serine peptidase; this translates as MRNVRAYFLSAFIALFLVGCKTTQTVVVQPNFNEINPTPAKKTDLSESDFQIWSHLDITQDSIAGMSLAKAYQFLEGKKSKEVIVAIADSGVDVKHEDLKDVLWINPSEIDNNNIDDDKNGFEDDVFGWNFLGNKAGDIVTIDQLEITRLVKKGKIKFANVDVATLSEEVKKEYDAYLKLVKEYDATIIEKEAEISKMEDYLITLGLIQQDFTAVKELAKQEDLTLELVNGLKAPNLKTLVKIKNVANILQQGMSEENLHEEHEKVVEYLTEIKKAMKGYDLEMNYRQTLGDDLYDISDKFYGNNNVLGTADAAKHGTHVAGIVAANTTNNIGAVGVANNVKIMTVRIVPDGDEHDKDVALGIKYAVDNGAKIINTSFGKRFSPNKDWVYDAIKYAADNDVLIVNAAGNDGKNIDTRASYPTDSKDMITEFADNVITIGASSLAYDKNLPANFSNYGKINVDVFAPGVDIYSSVPNDKYEALSGTSMAAPSTAGVAALIRGYYPNLSAKEVKEILMNSGVKINFNVIKPGSQSESNPEGELVPFSELSVSGRIINAYNALQLADYISNKK